In Populus trichocarpa isolate Nisqually-1 chromosome 16, P.trichocarpa_v4.1, whole genome shotgun sequence, a genomic segment contains:
- the LOC7487474 gene encoding probable pyridoxal 5'-phosphate synthase subunit PDX1 yields the protein MAGTGVVAVYGNGAITETKKSPFSVKVGLAQMLRGGVIMDVVTPEQARIAEEAGACAVMALERVPADIRAQGGVARMSDPQLIKEIKQAVTIPVMAKARIGHFVEAQILEAIGIDYIDESEVLTPADEENHINKHNFRIPFVCGCRNLGEALRRIREGAAMIRTKGEAGTGNVIEAVRHVRSVMGDIRVLRNMDDDEVFTFAKKIAAPYDLVMQTKQLGRLPVVQFAAGGVATPADAALMMQLGCDGVFVGSGVFKSGDPVKRGRAIVQAVTHYSDPQVLAEVSCGLGEAMVGLNLNDKKIERFASRSD from the coding sequence ATGGCAGGAACCGGAGTGGTGGCAGTCTATGGCAACGGAGCAATAACAGAAACCAAAAAATCCCCATTCTCCGTGAAGGTAGGCCTAGCCCAAATGCTAAGAGGCGGGGTCATAATGGACGTTGTCACCCCTGAACAAGCCCGGATTGCCGAAGAAGCCGGCGCCTGTGCTGTCATGGCACTAGAACGAGTCCCCGCTGACATCCGTGCACAAGGCGGTGTGGCACGCATGAGCGACCCACAGCTcatcaaagaaataaaacaggCAGTGACAATCCCTGTCATGGCGAAAGCCCGAATCGGGCATTTCGTCGAGGCCCAAATTCTTGAAGCCATTGGCATCGACTATATCGACGAATCCGAGGTTCTTACACCAGCTGATGAAGAAAATCACATTAACAAGCATAATTTCCGCATCCCTTTTGTTTGCGGATGCCGAAATTTGGGTGAGGCCTTGAGGAGGATAAGGGAAGGTGCAGCAATGATAAGGACTAAAGGAGAGGCGGGTACGGGGAATGTCATTGAAGCTGTTAGGCATGTGAGGTCTGTGATGGGGGATATAAGGGTGTTGAGAAACATGGATGATGATGAGGTGTTTACCTTTGCCAAGAAAATTGCTGCTCCTTATGATTTGGTTATGCAGACAAAGCAACTTGGGAGGTTGCCTGTTGTGCAATTTGCAGCAGGGGGAGTGGCTACCCCTGCTGATGCAGCGTTGATGATGCAGTTGGGATGTGATGGTGTGTTTGTTGGGTCTGGGGTTTTTAAGAGTGGGGACCCTGTTAAGAGGGGGAGAGCTATTGTGCAGGCTGTAACGCATTACAGTGATCCTCAGGTGTTGGCGGAGGTGAGTTGTGGGCTTGGTGAGGCTATGGTTGGGCTTAATTTGAATGATAAGAAGATCGAGAGGTTTGCTAGTCGGTCGGATTAG